The Haloarcula laminariae genomic sequence TACCTCGGCCTGCAGGCGTACGCCCTGCTGCTGTTCGGCGGGACTGGCATCGTCCGCATCTTCCGAGCGAAGCGCCGCCACGACCTCTACAACGACTACGACCAGGACCTGCTCATGGACGAGATCGGGGGCGAGCAGATGGACCACTGGCGCTCCCGGCTCCGAATCGGCGTCTTCGGCTACGTCATCTTCTGGATACTCGCCTATATCGTCGGCACGGTCCGGTTCGTCCTCCGCTACGCCGTCTGAGCGCTCACCACGCCTCGCCCGACGCGAGGTCGATATCGCTGTCGCCCTTCTCGGAGGGACAGATGTCGGCCAGCACGCACTCACCGCACTCGGCCGAGCGGGCGCCACACACCGCCCGCCCGTGGTCGATGAGCAGATGCGTGAACTGTTGCCACTCGCTCTCGGGGACGATGTCGAGCAGGTCCTGCTCGATGGCCTCGGGCCGTTCTTCCTCGGTCAGGCCGAGCCGCCGGGAGATTCGCTGGACGTGGGTGTCGACGACGATGCCCTCGACGATGTCGTGGCCGTGCTGGAGGACGACGTTAGCAGTCTTGCGGCCGACGCCCGGCAGGTCGGTCAGGTCGGTCATGGTGTCGGGCACCTCGCCGTCGTGTTCCGCGACGATTTTCTCGCCAATGCCTTTCAGGTAGCCGCCCTTGTTGTTGTGGAAGGTGATTCCGTAGATGTCCTCCGCGAGCTGCTCCTCGCTCGCTTCGGCGTAGTCCTCCGGGGACTCGTACTTCTCGAAGAGCGCCTGCGTGACCTCGTTGACGCGCTCGTCGGTACACTGGGCCGAGAGGACGACGGCGACGAGCAGCTCCAGCCGGTTCGCGTAGTTCAGCGAGATGGTCGAGTCCGGATACGCCTCGTGGAGCCGGTCGACGACTTCCTCGGCCTGTGCCTCGTGACTCGAAAGCGGTGTTCCCATACCGCTTCCTGTGTGCCGGGCGACTTTGGGGTGTCGCTCTCGCCGCCGACTCACTCCCGTGGCAGGACCAGCGTGAACGCGTTCCCGTCGTCGTAGCGGTACTCGATGTC encodes the following:
- a CDS encoding DUF7321 family protein — protein: MVSDALIASVVFVSVTLSFPCFLYGAYYIIETEPVTWGVLVHHLKFVGTGLVLTTVPMLLWMAPRLPNQLGGLSAVHAYLGLQAYALLLFGGTGIVRIFRAKRRHDLYNDYDQDLLMDEIGGEQMDHWRSRLRIGVFGYVIFWILAYIVGTVRFVLRYAV
- the nth gene encoding endonuclease III, producing the protein MGTPLSSHEAQAEEVVDRLHEAYPDSTISLNYANRLELLVAVVLSAQCTDERVNEVTQALFEKYESPEDYAEASEEQLAEDIYGITFHNNKGGYLKGIGEKIVAEHDGEVPDTMTDLTDLPGVGRKTANVVLQHGHDIVEGIVVDTHVQRISRRLGLTEEERPEAIEQDLLDIVPESEWQQFTHLLIDHGRAVCGARSAECGECVLADICPSEKGDSDIDLASGEAW